In Propionicimonas paludicola, a single window of DNA contains:
- a CDS encoding pseudouridine-5'-phosphate glycosidase, whose amino-acid sequence MTAELFTFTEEVREALATGRPVVALESTIISHGMPYPRNVQTAREVEQIIRDGGAVPATIAILDGVPRIGLSDAELDLLGSDGGVRKVSIRDLPFVVATKAHGATTVASTMRLAALAGIRVFVTGGLGGVHRGAESSMDVSADLTELSLTDVAVVSAGVKSLLDIGRTLEVLETLGVPVISVGSDDFPSFYSRTSGFRSPLRLDDAATIAAAMKAKWDLGLAGGLVIANPIPEADEIPADQIGALIEQAVAEADQRGITGAAITPFLLGRIVELSDGDSLRANIALVKNNAKLGAAVAVAYSAN is encoded by the coding sequence ATGACCGCAGAGCTGTTCACCTTTACCGAGGAGGTTCGTGAGGCGCTGGCCACCGGACGTCCGGTCGTGGCGCTGGAGTCGACCATCATCAGCCACGGCATGCCCTACCCGCGCAACGTGCAGACCGCCCGCGAGGTCGAGCAGATCATTCGGGACGGCGGCGCCGTGCCGGCCACCATCGCCATCCTGGACGGCGTGCCGCGGATCGGCCTGAGCGATGCCGAGCTGGATCTGCTGGGTTCCGACGGTGGCGTCCGCAAGGTCAGCATCCGCGATCTGCCGTTCGTGGTGGCCACCAAGGCGCACGGTGCCACCACGGTGGCCTCGACCATGCGGCTGGCCGCGCTGGCCGGGATCCGGGTGTTCGTGACCGGCGGCCTGGGTGGCGTCCATCGCGGCGCCGAGTCGAGCATGGACGTCTCGGCCGACCTCACCGAGCTCAGCCTCACCGATGTGGCCGTGGTCAGCGCCGGCGTGAAGTCGCTGCTCGACATCGGCCGCACCCTGGAGGTGCTGGAGACCCTCGGCGTCCCGGTGATCAGCGTCGGCTCCGACGACTTCCCGTCCTTCTACTCCCGGACCAGCGGCTTCCGTTCGCCGCTGCGCCTGGACGATGCCGCGACCATCGCGGCGGCCATGAAGGCCAAGTGGGACCTCGGCTTGGCCGGTGGCCTGGTGATCGCCAACCCGATCCCGGAGGCCGACGAGATCCCGGCCGATCAGATCGGCGCGCTGATCGAGCAGGCCGTGGCCGAGGCTGATCAGCGCGGCATCACCGGTGCCGCGATCACCCCGTTCCTGCTGGGCCGGATCGTCGAGCTTTCCGATGGCGATTCGCTGCGGGCCAACATCGCCCTGGTGAAGAACAACGCCAAGCTGGGTGCAGCGGTCGCGGTGGCCTACTCGGCCAACTGA
- a CDS encoding APC family permease yields MHKLTVAQGAAMSAGAVLGAGIISLPAMAAAVAGPASILAWLALVVISAPLAWLFAELGARFPDAGGVSSYVRQAFGGAAADAVGWVFYLAVPVGAPVAASFAGGYLADALGGGRLTSLATFGVIITVVFILNWLGLHVSGRVQLVMVSVLVSLMVITVLVALPHAQPSNFVPFAPQGWPAVGVAAAMLVWAFAGWEAVSSLSPDYANPRRDVPKATMLAVAVVGVLYLAVAGTNIAVLGPKLGASQAPLADLLAVGIGEPARLITAIVALLLTLGTVNAYVAGATRLGTSLAAEGALPRWLTGTDHRSLTFVVVSAIVVALLPLDQHTFMLMVSGGITLVYVLGTAAALKLLSGVFAKSVAVFSLISVCVLLWLTGWPALLGLAVAGAALGYRAWRRRGSLPAGEDALPIEQADAEA; encoded by the coding sequence GTGCACAAGCTGACCGTGGCCCAGGGCGCTGCCATGAGCGCCGGCGCGGTGCTCGGTGCGGGGATCATCTCGCTGCCGGCCATGGCGGCCGCCGTGGCCGGGCCGGCCTCGATTCTGGCCTGGTTGGCCCTGGTCGTGATCTCGGCTCCGCTGGCGTGGCTGTTCGCCGAACTGGGAGCCCGGTTCCCGGACGCCGGCGGGGTATCCAGCTACGTCCGGCAGGCTTTCGGGGGAGCGGCGGCGGACGCTGTGGGCTGGGTCTTCTACCTGGCCGTGCCGGTCGGAGCGCCGGTGGCGGCATCGTTCGCCGGCGGCTACCTGGCTGATGCGCTGGGCGGGGGCCGGCTGACCAGCCTGGCCACCTTCGGAGTGATCATCACCGTGGTCTTCATCCTGAACTGGCTGGGCCTGCACGTCTCCGGACGGGTCCAGCTGGTCATGGTCAGTGTGCTGGTCTCGCTGATGGTGATCACGGTGCTGGTGGCGTTGCCGCATGCGCAGCCGTCCAACTTCGTGCCGTTCGCCCCGCAGGGTTGGCCGGCGGTCGGAGTCGCGGCCGCGATGTTGGTCTGGGCCTTCGCCGGCTGGGAGGCGGTCTCCTCGCTCTCGCCGGACTATGCCAACCCGCGCCGGGACGTCCCCAAGGCCACCATGTTGGCGGTGGCCGTGGTCGGCGTCCTCTACCTGGCCGTGGCCGGAACGAACATCGCCGTGCTCGGGCCGAAGCTGGGTGCCAGTCAGGCTCCGCTGGCCGACCTGCTCGCGGTCGGAATCGGCGAGCCGGCCCGGCTGATCACCGCCATCGTGGCCCTGCTGCTGACCCTGGGCACAGTGAACGCCTACGTGGCCGGAGCCACCCGACTGGGCACGTCCCTGGCCGCCGAGGGTGCCCTGCCGCGCTGGCTGACCGGCACCGATCATCGCTCGCTCACCTTCGTGGTGGTCTCGGCCATCGTGGTGGCGTTGCTGCCGCTGGACCAGCACACGTTCATGCTGATGGTCAGCGGCGGGATCACCCTGGTCTACGTGCTCGGCACCGCGGCGGCCCTGAAGCTGCTCTCGGGTGTCTTCGCCAAGTCGGTGGCCGTGTTCTCGCTGATCAGCGTGTGCGTCCTGCTGTGGCTGACCGGATGGCCGGCTCTGCTCGGCCTGGCCGTGGCCGGTGCCGCCCTGGGCTATCGCGCCTGGCGGCGGCGGGGGTCACTTCCAGCGGGTGAGGATGCTCTCCCGATTGAACAGGCGGACGCCGAGGCGTAG
- a CDS encoding ABC transporter permease subunit: MSAISTIVAKEWAGVVRNRTVLAVVLIVPLVITAIPIVMLAVMANLGISQSDFAEIGYLLNNPRFDGMGPVEAMQAVMASNMLVLFLMMPAMVPVTIATNSIVGEKLTRSLEPLLATPISTTQLLVAKGAAAAVPGIATAWAGYLIFLIGARIFSVSDRVFTIFIDPMWLVALLVLAPLLTVLAVSASIIVSSRATDPAAAQQVGGLVVLPLVLLLICTLSGVVQLSGVVFWIAAAVVAAIDVVLLRLGVRLFNRESILTRWK; this comes from the coding sequence ATGAGCGCCATCTCCACCATCGTGGCCAAGGAGTGGGCCGGGGTCGTCCGAAACCGGACCGTCCTAGCCGTGGTGCTGATCGTGCCGCTGGTGATCACTGCCATTCCGATCGTGATGCTCGCCGTGATGGCCAACCTCGGGATCAGCCAGTCCGACTTCGCTGAGATCGGCTACCTGCTGAACAACCCACGCTTCGACGGGATGGGGCCGGTGGAGGCCATGCAGGCGGTGATGGCCTCCAACATGCTGGTGCTCTTCTTGATGATGCCGGCCATGGTCCCGGTGACCATCGCCACCAACAGCATCGTCGGAGAGAAGCTGACCCGATCCCTCGAACCGCTGCTGGCCACCCCGATCAGCACGACCCAGCTCCTGGTGGCCAAGGGCGCGGCTGCGGCCGTCCCCGGGATCGCCACGGCCTGGGCCGGCTACCTGATCTTCCTGATCGGCGCGCGGATCTTCTCGGTCAGTGATCGGGTGTTCACCATTTTCATCGACCCGATGTGGCTGGTGGCTCTGTTGGTGCTGGCCCCACTGCTGACGGTCCTCGCGGTGAGTGCCTCGATCATCGTCAGCAGCCGCGCCACCGATCCGGCGGCGGCCCAGCAGGTCGGCGGCCTGGTGGTGCTCCCGCTGGTCCTGCTGCTGATCTGCACGCTGAGCGGAGTGGTTCAGCTCAGCGGGGTGGTCTTCTGGATCGCCGCCGCCGTGGTGGCTGCGATCGATGTGGTGCTGCTACGCCTCGGCGTCCGCCTGTTCAATCGGGAGAGCATCCTCACCCGCTGGAAGTGA